GCGCCACGGCCCCACGGGGAGCCTAAGGAACAAAGGCGACATTGTGCCTCTGGTGGCGGCGGACCCTGGGCCGGGTGAGGACAGGGCAGCGTCCCGGGCTCGGGGAGCTGTCCCGGTGTCCGCGGGGACCCGGTGGGGCGCCCAGACTCGGCCCTGCGGCGAGGCCGGCGCGGGCTCCGGGGCTGCGCCGGGTCCCCACGCGTCCCGGGCTCCAGGCTCCctcgcgggcggggcgggggagggtccCCAGCGGCTGCTCGACGCCGGCGCCGAGCCCCGCGCTCCCGGCCCCGCCGCTGCCCCGCCGCGGCCCGCTCACCTGCGCCCCGGTCCCGGTCAGGGTGGCGGCCAGGAGCCGCGCGAGCAGGAGCAGGGCCAGCGTGGGGGCCCCGGCCATGGCTGCGCCCGCGCTCTCAGCGGCTCTGCGCGGCTCTGGGCGGCGGGGCTCGGGCGCCGGGGctcgggcgggcgggcggggcggcggggcggcgcgggcccCCGGCCAGGTCCCGCCCCGCGCGCACAAGCCCCCCATTCAGCCGGGCCCACCTGGGGCTtccgctccccgccccgcgccgccgaaGAAAGGAGCCCAGTGGCAGCCTCTGGCCAGCCTCGGAGTTAAAATTATCCCGAGACGGATGAGCCGCACACTCGTACCTTTGAGCAGGAAAGAAAGacccttttttctctcctgttcctCGACAGGGTGTGGAGGCCCCCTGAGGGGCCCCGCCGGAGGAGGGGCGGCGGGAGCCTCGACCCTGGGGGACCTCCCGGGCTGCCCGAGGCCAGGAAGCCCCAGGACGGGCCCCTACAGCTGGTCCCTGCTCCCGGGCCCTGCCGCGGGCCAAGGTCTAGGGCCGAGCCTCCCATTCCTGGGGGCCTGTCTCCAAACTGTCACTATCCGGATGGTCGGTCCATCACGTCCTCCGTCCCCGGCAAGGGCCACACTCTTCTCCGGCTctgccccccccgcgccccccccccccccagcacgaCGAAGTGGTGGCCCTGGCAGAGGAGGGAAGCATCACCATGGCTGTGGGGCGCGACGAAGTGGTGGCCCTGGTAGAGGAGGGAAGCATCACCATGGCTGTGGGGCGCGACGAAGTGGTGGCCCTGGCAGAGGAGGGAAGCATCACCATGGCCGTGGGGCCGAGCAAAGGCGCGGAGGGACGGGCCCCCTAAGGCTGCTGTCGGCCCGGTCCCGCTTTTCACAAGCCTCGGGCAGCCCGGGGTCCCTGCGTTCGGGCAAACTCTGCTTCACCCTGGGAGGGCCCCCGCGGGGTCTCGCCGACCCGGGTCACCCTCAGGCCCCGAGTCCGCAGGCTCTCAGCCCACGGCCAGGCAGGAAGGCTCAGGCTCCCCGGGATTTACAGCTGCACGAACCTCCTCTCCCTCATTCTTTCCCTAGCGAAGCGCAACAGCGAGCGACGCGGAGGCCGGACCGTCTGATCCGCAGCTGATGATCACCTGAGAGAGTCACGACTCTGGACCAGTCTGTACATGGGCTTCATTTCCGTGGGGGGAACCCGGGACTTCTGAGGTGCCGAGGGTTCCCACGGGACCAGTGAGTAGAAGACGCAAGGGATGGAGGGGGAAGCAAAGGGGTTCAGGCAAGATCTCACTCCCCACTGGGGTAGACTGGGCGGCTCCCGCCCGCGCAGCCACGGATGGGAGGGATGGGAGGGCTCGCGTGGATTccatcccggggggggggggggggggcagggaagctcGAAAGCTCTTGCCCTCCAGCGGAGTTCGGTCATCCTAGGACACCCTCAGACAGGCGGGCCATCCCACCCCGACCCCCAAGCCCGCGGCCTGGGGAGCCCCCCCATCTCCCCTGGGCCATACCTGCCTggcccacctcccccacccccatgctggaTCAGACTCAGAGGACGCCCAGCTGGCCTTCACCGGGGTCAAGGGAGGGACGTGGTGCCTgaacccctgccccacccacacccccacccatCCCTCGCTCCACAGCCCCTCCCCATGGAGAGCTGCCCCTCCTCGAAGCTCCAGCGGCCACAGCAGTCCCCACACCCGGTGCCACCAGGCAAAACCAAAGCATCATCCATCAGTTTGGGGGGGTCAGGAGGGCCAGAGCTGCCCGCCAGGCCCTAGGTCCCCACTGCGGGGCACACACACCGTTCCTAGGGTTGCTCCAAGGGGCTCTCCCTCCCAGGTTTGTGCTGCTTTATTGAACCTGTGCCCCATAAGGGTCCAGTCTTAAGATTCTCACCACTAGGGGTTCAGCGGGACCCTGCTGAAGACTCAGTGCTGGACGTCCCACACTCATCTTGGTGCCTCAGGTTCCCCTCTGTGCTGGAAACTCCGTCACTGAGCCAAACAGGAGTTCAGGCTCCCTTGGTCCTGCCCATCCCGGCAGGTGGAGGTCGGGGGTGGGTCAGCGGCACGGGGTAcagccctccccagctccctcactgGGGAACATCAACTCAGGGGCTTTCCCTCCCCCAAGATGACTTTGTTTGTCCCCCCCACCAGGACAGGAGCTAACCATCAACGCTCTTCATGAGAATGGAGCCCAAATCTAGCTGGTAACTCTCAGAGGGAACTGTGTCCCCCCAAACCCCCCGAGAGCTGTGACCCccatcatttcatttcttcaaagGCAAGCACGTGGGCCTCTGCAGGCCCCGCACCCCGCTGGTGCTGATGCAGAAATGCCAGCGTGTCAGGAAGGGAGGGTCCTGGTCCCGGGGGACAAGCCCTGGCTGAGAGCCAGCTGTGCCTTGAGGACGGGGAGGGGCGCTATGCCCATGCCAGGTCGCCAGGTCGGGGGGTGGTCAAGGAGGCCCCGAAGGCCGTCCGGGTGTGGAGGGTTGCTGTGGCTGCCAGGGTATGGACAGAGGAGACAGGCCACAGAGAAGGCTGGGGAGCTCGCCCTGAGGTGCCACACTGCACCCCAAGTCAGGGCAGGCAAGGGCACTCCCAAACCACTGCTCCCCGCCCAGCCCGCCCAAGGAACTGTGTGCGAGCCCCCAGCTTCACTCTTAAGCCAGTGACAAAAGGCAGCCAAGGGACCAAGGGCACGGGGCCGGGGGCCCCAGGAGGCTGTGCGGTCCGGGGGCCCAGAGGACGGACACGTGTCCAGGGGTCAGTACCACTGCTGTTTCCCCGGGGCTCACACCGCCAAGTGGTGCCACCGCTGGGTTGGCCGCTGCCCAAGGGGAGGAAGCCCCAGGAGCGGCACCGCTAGGGaagggccccccgccccccccagcccaggctgcccacaggacCGCTGTCCACGCCCAACCCACAAAGTCAAATGAGTTTATTCAGAAAAGGCCTCGGCACCAGACTAAGAAAATgaaccccactcccacccccagacccTTAGGGGCCAATTTACAAAgaggagcgggggcgggggcgggggcagagaggagggaggcggGCGTGTGTGAGGTGAGGATTCGAGTCCGGCGAGTCCGGCCGTCCCGCTGATGCCCGGCCCGCTGCCCGAGGACCGGGTGGGGGCCCCCAGAGCTGCGGCGGGGCCAGGGGGCCGCGGGCACGCTTCCCTTAAGGTTTCCGGGGTTCGGGCTAAGGCCCCGGCTCGGCCTCCTTATCTACCGGGGGTCCAGCGCCGGCTGAGCTCCCCGGGGCGGCCTGCTCCGGCCCCCACCCGCCTTCTGCCTCCTGCACCCCCTCCTCGGCCTCCCTGGCCTCAGCGCACCCCGGCCCCTCGGCCCCCTCGGGCCCCTCCCCGCCGTCATCCCCGCCGTCCCCCGGGGCGCCGCCGCCTGGGCCCTGGTccaccttccttctcttcctcaccTCCTCGGCCACCTTGGGCCCcgggggctggggacagggccgCTCGGCCTCCCCGGCCCGCTCCTGGGCGCCCCCCGCCAGGCCGCCCTGGCTGAGCGCGCAGCCCTCCAGGTTCAGGGCGATCTTCTCCACGTCCGAGGCGCCCTGGGCGCCCGGCTCCCCCGGGGCCTGCTCCCGCCGGCTCGCCTCTAACTTCCTCTTCTTGCTCTCCTTGGGGCTCGGGGGCTCCGGGCCCGCCTCCCCgacgccccccgcgccccctccccgctccccgtCCTCGGCCCCGCCGGCCGTTGCGGGCGGGCGGgggtccctggggctggggggcggccGCAGGCGGCGCAGCTTGTCGTGGGGTCCCCAGACGAACTTGCGCCGCGGCCGGAAGTGCTCCCAGGCGAAGCGCAGCAGCTGGCGGCGCTGGCGCGGGCAGCGCACGGTGAACACGAAGTAGTCGAGCGCGCTCTGGCGCACGGCCGGCAGCTCGCGGCGCACCAGCGTCTCCTCCAGGAAGAAGCGCGCCAGGGGCGCCTGGTAGTGCGGCAGGCCCAGCTCGCCCAGGGACTTGAGGATGCGCGTGATGCGGAGGTTGTTGTGGCTGTGCCTGCGGGGGAGCAGGGCGCTGGTGGCACGGCGACCCTCCGGTCTCCGCCGCCCTCTCGGCCTGGGCCGGCTGGTGCAGGTGGGGCTGTGACACAGCCCTTGGCCCTGTGGAACCCCTCCACCCCCGGCCGCGCTGCaggagagctggggggggggaCCCTCCACAGTCCTGGGACTCACACAGGGGCTGTTACCCGCGTGTCATCAGCGGAttcacccccgccctcctccccacccagtgCTTCTCAGCAGGGAGGGGTGACGAGGTCTGTGCCT
This portion of the Vulpes lagopus strain Blue_001 chromosome 18, ASM1834538v1, whole genome shotgun sequence genome encodes:
- the OGFR gene encoding opioid growth factor receptor: MDDPDCDSTWEEDEEEDGEGPSAAGDEDGEAGAPGDADAEDEDEDEEDARPPRPGALQTRMLGSRNWRAMRDTRRYRHQYPDLIERDGNGDMPNLSFYRNEIRFLPNGCFIEDILQNWRTDYDLLEENHSYIQWLFPLREPGVNWHAKPLTLREVEAFKSSKEVRERFIQAYELMLGFYGIQLEDRDTGQVCRAQNYQKRFQNLNWHSHNNLRITRILKSLGELGLPHYQAPLARFFLEETLVRRELPAVRQSALDYFVFTVRCPRQRRQLLRFAWEHFRPRRKFVWGPHDKLRRLRPPPSPRDPRPPATAGGAEDGERGGGAGGVGEAGPEPPSPKESKKRKLEASRREQAPGEPGAQGASDVEKIALNLEGCALSQGGLAGGAQERAGEAERPCPQPPGPKVAEEVRKRRKVDQGPGGGAPGDGGDDGGEGPEGAEGPGCAEAREAEEGVQEAEGGWGPEQAAPGSSAGAGPPVDKEAEPGP